A section of the Buteo buteo chromosome 27, bButBut1.hap1.1, whole genome shotgun sequence genome encodes:
- the NDUFAB1 gene encoding acyl carrier protein, mitochondrial, producing MAARVLSACVRRLLPRPPPPAPRPAALGTLCPRRPRAPPGPAPPLAQPLAQVPRAAWPPCRRFSDLPPLTLADIKDRVLYVLKLYDKIDPEKLTAESHFMKDLGLDSLDQVEIIMAMEDEFGFEIPDGDAEKLMCPQEIVDYIADKKDVYE from the exons ATGGCGGCCCGTGTCCTCTCGGCCTGTGTCCGCCGGCTCCTGCCCCGGccgcctccgcccgccccgcggcccgCCGCGCTCGGCACCCTCTgtccccgccgcccgcgggctccgccgggcccggccccgccgctggCGCAGCCGCTGGCGCAG GTGCCGCGGGCGGCCTGGCCGCCGTGCCGCCGCTTCTCCGACCTGCCGCCCCTGACCTTGGCGGACATCAAGGACCGCGTCCTCTACGTCCTCAAGCTGTACGACAAGATCGACCCGGAGAAG CTCACAGCAGAGTCCCACTTCATGAAGGACCTGGGTTTGGACAGTTTGGACCAAGTGGAAATCATCATGGCTATGGAAGACGAATTTG GATTTGAAATTCCTGATGGAGATGCAGAAAAGTTAATGTGTCCACAAGAGATTGTAGATTACATTGCAGATAAGAAGGATGTTTATGAATAA
- the LOC142045314 gene encoding uncharacterized protein LOC142045314: protein MERLRFPRLPRLLAAAVIVECCARLCPGLGSGTGSTLRTTIPCTRLGTATGERCQTDPERGAGTGRVPMPEAVGQLRTEAGLLPSPGAPAGTAEPPSPQGSTRAGGEGTGPAAWDGTATERPGLPLFAGTTERPPPAPAAAELDTAPTAGSPPGTDPVGNGMVEGATTPQGSPSHSPSSVTVAGSAGRQWGSPSTLPGQSPTGTGLAQRQGGSQGPSSPELWAGEGTSATVPLGDGSPGTHPSIVPATGSPVLGMTGTSPFVGGLQRLLSPAGTPQGTWQGLPGPAGGRGSDSRPWRGTDIAWQGPRSAPRPSLPSLGAGGRGGPLASTAQPAVGTDPTSLPSTGKGSGLPVPTATASTPGVATPSLGGALDPTTGVLGPPDTEGTPEHSHIPLVQTWRPPPMPGQPPTSMAPGSTVAAQSRVPHASAGSPRVPPSPQLAPTGSSAVTPSPTPQPSPGTSRGVLGLSPALGTPPAGPSRGHWLPHPSSGGDPAKSPQILGGTTVGVGNAMPWAATAPLNWQPGSSAHPSAPGPPQQPTASQSASPLGLTTTVSITATAAVTTAATASPARLRDVGTVTTEPGAAVLQGNAAGLTWGPPTHLPTVVPGPPQQPTDPPGTLSHRGGPGSPPAAGDTDLVQPSSSSRGWPDADTPGATLAPATAGRAPRVFIVEDQPPLLRASLLRIPCELVLDMGFIPALQDPGSRERQGLLHSFNRTVAPLFMSVPGFLRLEVTGIREGSVVLEYDALFAAERVQAPGLGELLDGALGSGGNRPGLAVGAAPVLRNVALERPLDPCAVLFACRAGFACVAGADGNATCTSLCHRDYCKNHGICTHPRDREPLCQCPVGSDFWFMGLRCDYRVTQQSLLGMAAGVLLSIVLLGAVVAAVAIRRFKALLMEARADQTRSSYRRFCRLDDVSAQYWSRSWLPSASSLDNPAFSNSEELLHLQILDNGCCSCREDSGITGSAKRRPVPPARPPCRPSFHYDWDTSSSSMNDPMVDSGKASDISVSSWPMEPIPWTPFPLLHQLSRQRPHKARRPHSYCEGMELVNLERSWTA from the exons ATGGAGCGGCTCCGGTTCCCGCGGCTCCCGCGGCTCCTGGCCGCCGCAG TGATTGTGGAGTGCTGTGCGCGGCTCTGCCCCGGTCTCGGCAGTGGGACGGGCTCCACGCTGAGGACCACCATCCCCTGCACCCGCCTGGGGACCGCGACGGGGGAGCGCTGCCAGACAG ATCCGGAGCGAGGAGCCGGCACGGGGCGCGTGCCGATGCCGGAGGCCGTGGGGCAGCTGCGGACAGAGGCTgggctgctgccctcccctGGGGCCCCTGCCGGGACTGCCGAGCCCCCCAGTCCCCAGGGGAGCACCCGGGCAGGCGGGGAGGGGACAGGGCCCGCGGCGTGGGATGGAACAGCCACCGAGCGCCCGGGGCTCCCACTCTTTGCAGGCACCACTGAGCggccaccccctgccccagcagctgcgGAGCTGGACACAGCTCCTACCGCCGGATCTCCCCCCGGGACTGACCCTGTAGGAAATGGGATGGTAGAAGGTGCCACGACTCCGCAGGGGAGCCCCTCGCATTCACCATCCTCTGTGACGGTGGCCGGCTCTGCCGGGAGGCAGTGGGggtcccccagcaccctgccaggaCAGAGTCCCACAGGGACAGGGCTTGCACAGAGACAGGGGGGCTCACAGGGCCCCTCGTCCCCGGAgctgtgggctggggagggcacaAGTGCCACCGTCCCGCTGGGTGACGGCAGCCCAGGGACTCACCCGAGCATCGTGCCAGCCACGGGTAGCCCTGTGCTGGGGATGACGGGAACGTCCCCCTTTGTCGGGGggctgcagaggctgctgagCCCCGCAGGGACACCGCAGGGGACATGGCAGGGGCTGCCAGGGCCGGCAGGAGGACGGGGCTCTGACTCCCGCCCGTGGCGTGGGACGGACATCGCCTGGCAGGGTCCCCGCTCTGCCCCTCGCCCCTCTCTGCCATCCCTGGGGGCTGGTGGCCGTGGGGGCCCCTtggccagcacagcccagccagCCGTGGGGACAGACCCAACCTCGCTGCCTTCCACAGGCAAGGGGTCGGGTCTGCCTGTCCCCACCGCCACTGCCAGCACCCCAGGGGTGGCAACCCCGAGCCTGGGGGGAGCCCTGGACCCAACCACGGGGGTGTTGGGGCCACCCGACACAGAGGGTACCCCTGAGCACAGCCACATCCCCCTGGTCCAGACCTGGCGCCCACCGCCCATGCCAGGGCAGCCCCCCACCTCAATGGCCCCAGGCAGCACCGTTGCGGCACAGAGCAGGGTGCCGCACGCCAGCGCAGGGTCCCCCCGCGTCCCCCCGTCCCCGCAGCTCGCCCCAactggcagctctgcagtgaCCCCGTCACCGACCCCACAGCCCTCCCCGGGGACCAGCCGGGGTGTCCTGGGGCTCAGCCCCGCTTTGGGCACCCCCCCAGCAGGGCCATCCCGGGGGCACTGGCTGCCCCACCCCAGCTCGGGGGGGGATCCTGCTAAGAGCCCCCAAATCCTGGGGGGGACCACGGTGGGGGTAGGCAATGCCATGCCCTGGGCAGCAACTGCTCCGCTGAActggcagccaggcagctctgcccacccCTCAGCCCCTGGGCCCCCCCAGCAGCCGACTGCATCCCAGTCTGCATCTCCCCTGGGGCTGACCACCACTGTCAGCATCACCGCCACCGCTGCTGTCACCACCGCTGCCACCGCCAGCCCGGCACGGCTCAGGGACGTGGGGACAGTCACGACGGAGCCCGGTGCTGCGGTCTTGCAGGGGAATGCAGCAGGACTGACGTGGGGGCCCCCAACTCATCTGCCCACCGTGGTGCCAGGGCCCCCACAGCAGCCCACCGATCCCCCTGGGACCCTGAGCCATCGTGGGGgccctgggtcccccccagctGCCGGGGACACAGACCTGGTCCAGCCGTCGAGCAGCTCCAGAGGGTGGCCAGATGCTGACACCCCCGGAGCGACGCTGGCCCCAGCCACGGCAGGCAGGGCCCCCCGGGTGTTCATCGTGGAGGATCAGCCACCCCTCCTGAGAG CATCCCTCCTCCGCATCCCCTGCGAGCTGGTGCTGGACATGGGGTTCATTCCCGCCCTGCAGGACCCCGGGTCCCGCGAGCGCCAGGGCCTGCTGCACAGCTTCAACCGGACG GTCGCGCCCCTCTTCATGTCGGTGCCCGGGTTCCTGCGGCTGGAGGTGACGGGGATCAG GGAGGGCAGCGTGGTGCTGGAGTACGACGCGCTGTTCGCGGCGGAGCGGGTGCAGGCGCCGGGGCTGGGCGAGCTCCTCGACGGCGCCCTGGGCTCCGGCGGCAaccggccggggctggcggtGGGCGCCGCTCCCGTCCTGCGCAACGTGGCTCTGG AGCGGCCGCTGGACCCCTGCGCCGTGCTCTTCGCCTGCCGGGCCGGCTTCGCCTGCGTGGCCGGGGCGGACGGGAACGCCACCTGCACCTCCCTGTGCCACCGCGACTACTGCAAGAACCACGGCATCTGCACCCACCCTCGGGACCGCGAGCCCCTCTGCCA GTGCCCCGTCGGCAGCGATTTCTGGTTCATGGGGCTGCGCTGCGACTACCGGGTGACGCAGCAGAGCCTGCTGGGGATGGCCGCGGGGGTCCTGCTCAGCATCGTCCTCCTGGGTGCCGTCGTCGCCGCCGTCGCCATCCGCCGGTTCAAGGCGCTGCTGATGGAGGCCAGGGCCGACCAGACCCGCAGCAG CTACCGGCGGTTCTGCCGGCTGGACGACGTCTCGGCCCAGTACTGGTCCCGCTCCTGGCTGCCCTCGGCCAGCTCGCTGGACAACCCGGCCTTCAGCAACTCGGAGGAGCTGCTCCACTTGCAGATCTTGGACAacggctgctgcagctgccggGAGGACTCGGGCATCACCGGCAGCGCCAAGCGGCGCCCGgtgccgcccgcccgcccgccgtgCCGGCCCAG CTTCCATTACGACTGGGACACAAGTTCTAGCAGCATGAACGACCCCATGGTGGACTCGGGAAAAGCCAGCGATATCTCGGTGTCGAGCTGGCCCATGGAGCCCATCCCGTGGAcgccctttcccctcctccatcAGCTTTCCAGGCAGCGACCG CACAAAGCCCGACGGCCTCATTCGTACTGCGAGGGGATGGAGCTGGTCAACCTTGAGAGGAGCTGGACAGCCTGA